The Paenibacillus sophorae genome has a segment encoding these proteins:
- a CDS encoding acetyl-CoA carboxylase carboxyltransferase subunit alpha — translation MAGDLPFEKPLVDMRKKITELKQFGDEKGIDFSDEIARLEERYKLMEEEIYSNISPSQKMHLARHHGRPTSLDLIGLIFTDFIELHGDRLFGDDLAVVGGIAKLEGIPVTVIGQQRGKDTKDNIARFFGSAHPEGFRKALRLMQQADKFRRPIITFIDTKGAYPGNTAEERGQSEAIARNLREMSGLGVPVVCVVIGEGGSGGALAMAVGNRVLMLEHAIYSVISPNGAASILWKDAAKADQAAEAMKITADDLLAMEVIEEMIPEPKGGAHRDYETTAASIKDALVRHLHDLANLDADELKEDRYRKFRKIGEFAESRAAEEVFTEEPALSPE, via the coding sequence ATGGCGGGGGACTTGCCTTTTGAAAAACCTCTCGTTGATATGCGTAAGAAAATTACAGAGCTAAAGCAGTTTGGGGATGAAAAAGGTATTGATTTCAGCGACGAAATCGCCCGGCTGGAGGAGCGCTACAAGCTGATGGAGGAGGAGATCTATTCCAATATCTCACCTTCGCAGAAAATGCACCTGGCCCGGCACCATGGCCGTCCGACCTCGCTGGATCTGATCGGGCTTATCTTTACCGATTTTATCGAGCTGCATGGCGACCGGCTGTTCGGCGACGACCTTGCGGTTGTAGGCGGCATCGCGAAGCTGGAGGGAATACCGGTCACTGTGATTGGACAGCAGCGCGGCAAGGATACGAAGGACAACATCGCCAGATTTTTCGGCAGCGCGCATCCCGAAGGCTTCCGCAAGGCGCTTCGGCTGATGCAGCAGGCGGACAAGTTCCGCCGTCCGATCATTACGTTTATTGATACGAAGGGCGCTTATCCCGGAAACACTGCGGAGGAACGGGGCCAATCGGAGGCGATTGCCCGCAATCTGCGTGAAATGTCCGGACTTGGCGTGCCTGTCGTCTGCGTCGTTATCGGTGAGGGCGGCAGCGGCGGGGCGCTGGCGATGGCCGTGGGCAACCGCGTGCTGATGCTGGAGCATGCCATTTACTCCGTCATTTCACCGAATGGCGCCGCGTCGATATTGTGGAAGGACGCCGCGAAGGCCGACCAGGCGGCGGAGGCGATGAAGATTACCGCCGACGATTTGCTTGCGATGGAAGTCATCGAGGAGATGATCCCCGAGCCCAAGGGCGGCGCGCATCGCGATTACGAGACTACCGCGGCGTCCATCAAGGATGCCCTCGTTCGGCACTTGCATGATTTGGCCAATCTGGATGCTGACGAGCTTAAGGAAGACCGTTACCGGAAGTTCCGGAAGATCGGGGAGTTCGCGGAATCGCGGGCTGCGGAAGAAGTCTTTACCGAAGAACCCGCGCTCAGTCCGGAGTAA
- the citZ gene encoding citrate synthase: protein MTVIKGLEGIVAAASSISSIVDGVLTYRGYDIDDLAENASFEETAFLLWFGSLPTTAELEKLKRDLSDFAAIPEQVIAQMKLYLKDTNTMAALRSAISSLALYDEAADDMSRSANEIKAVKLQAQIPTIVAALARIRKGLEPVAPKPGASLAENFLYMLRGEQPDMVSVKALDTGLVLHADHELNASTFAARVTVATLSDIYSGVTSAIGALKGPLHGGANEAVMKMLEEIGSFDNVEPYIRAKLDRREKIMGFGHRVYKNGDPRAKHLMKMSRELGAIKGDTTLYDMSVKIEEMVTGQKGLKPNVDFYSASVYTQLSIDRELFTPIFAISRVSGWTAHILEQYEDNRIIRPRAEYTGLVEQKYVPVNER, encoded by the coding sequence ATGACAGTTATAAAGGGACTGGAAGGCATCGTTGCAGCTGCTTCCTCCATCAGTTCAATTGTGGACGGCGTGCTCACTTACCGCGGTTATGATATTGATGATCTTGCCGAAAATGCCAGCTTCGAAGAGACCGCTTTCTTGCTCTGGTTCGGCAGCTTGCCGACCACGGCCGAGCTTGAGAAGCTCAAGCGGGACCTGAGCGATTTTGCGGCTATTCCGGAGCAGGTTATCGCACAGATGAAGCTGTATCTGAAGGATACCAACACAATGGCTGCGCTGCGCTCCGCCATATCGAGTCTGGCGCTGTATGATGAAGCTGCGGATGATATGAGCCGCAGCGCCAATGAAATTAAGGCAGTGAAGCTTCAGGCGCAAATTCCGACGATCGTTGCGGCGCTGGCGCGTATCCGCAAAGGGCTGGAGCCTGTCGCTCCCAAGCCCGGCGCCTCCCTCGCCGAGAACTTTTTATATATGCTCCGGGGCGAGCAGCCCGATATGGTATCGGTCAAGGCTTTGGACACGGGGCTTGTGCTGCATGCCGACCATGAGCTTAACGCCTCGACCTTTGCCGCAAGGGTAACGGTTGCAACGCTGTCCGATATATACTCCGGAGTCACCTCGGCAATCGGCGCGCTTAAAGGCCCGCTGCACGGCGGAGCGAATGAAGCGGTGATGAAAATGCTGGAGGAAATCGGCAGCTTTGACAATGTGGAGCCTTATATCCGCGCCAAGCTGGACCGCAGGGAGAAAATTATGGGCTTCGGGCACCGCGTATACAAGAACGGTGATCCGCGCGCGAAGCACCTGATGAAAATGTCGCGCGAGCTGGGCGCAATCAAGGGCGATACGACGCTGTACGACATGTCCGTGAAGATCGAAGAAATGGTAACCGGGCAGAAAGGCCTTAAGCCCAATGTCGATTTTTATTCCGCCTCCGTGTATACTCAATTAAGCATAGACCGCGAGCTGTTTACGCCGATCTTCGCCATTAGCCGGGTATCGGGATGGACCGCTCACATTCTCGAACAGTACGAAGATAACCGCATTATCCGTCCGCGCGCGGAATACACGGGTCTTGTGGAGCAAAAATACGTTCCGGTCAACGAAAGATAA
- a CDS encoding SDR family oxidoreductase — protein MSTSNQQSQKTLPPQHQDRRPGLESEMTPRPKYEPAAYKAAGKLLGKAALITGGDSGIGRAVAVAFAKEGADIVISYLNEHSDAEETKRQVEQEGRKCVLVSGDIGVEVFCQDLINKTVNGLGKLDILINNAAEQHPQEKIEDISSEQLERTFRTNIFSMFYLTKAAMPHLKEGSTIVNTTSITAYRGNPQLLDYSSTKGAILSFTRSLAMNLVDKGIRVNAVAPGPIWTPLIPSTFDEKKVSEFGGTQPMKRPGQPEELAPAFVYLASDDSSYVTGQVIHVNGGEIVNG, from the coding sequence ATGTCTACGAGCAATCAACAAAGCCAGAAGACATTGCCGCCGCAGCATCAGGATCGCAGGCCCGGTCTGGAATCGGAGATGACGCCCCGGCCTAAATACGAACCGGCGGCATACAAAGCAGCGGGCAAGCTGCTCGGTAAAGCGGCCCTGATCACAGGCGGAGACAGCGGCATCGGCCGCGCGGTAGCCGTGGCTTTTGCCAAGGAGGGAGCAGATATAGTCATTTCTTATCTGAACGAGCACTCCGACGCGGAGGAGACGAAGCGCCAGGTCGAACAGGAAGGACGCAAATGTGTTCTCGTCTCCGGCGATATCGGTGTCGAAGTATTCTGCCAGGATCTTATCAACAAAACAGTGAACGGTCTGGGCAAGCTTGATATTCTTATTAACAATGCAGCGGAGCAGCATCCGCAAGAAAAGATCGAGGATATCAGCTCCGAGCAGTTGGAGCGGACGTTCCGCACCAATATTTTCTCGATGTTCTATTTGACAAAAGCAGCTATGCCCCACTTGAAAGAAGGCTCGACCATCGTCAATACGACGTCGATTACAGCTTACAGAGGAAATCCTCAACTGCTGGACTACTCGTCCACCAAAGGCGCGATCCTCAGCTTTACGCGTTCGCTCGCGATGAATTTAGTGGATAAAGGCATCCGCGTCAACGCGGTTGCGCCGGGTCCGATCTGGACGCCGCTCATTCCGTCCACCTTCGATGAGAAGAAGGTCAGCGAGTTCGGCGGAACACAGCCAATGAAACGACCGGGACAGCCTGAAGAACTGGCTCCGGCTTTTGTCTACCTGGCTTCCGATGATTCATCGTATGTAACCGGCCAGGTTATTCATGTGAATGGCGGCGAAATCGTTAACGGTTGA
- a CDS encoding lactate/malate family dehydrogenase gives MAIKRYKITVVGAGFTGAHTALMLAQNELGNVVLLDIPQLENPTKGKALDKAALDKSAESVRSVTSVVNV, from the coding sequence TTGGCCATCAAACGTTACAAGATTACAGTCGTGGGCGCCGGTTTTACCGGCGCCCACACGGCTCTGATGCTCGCTCAGAATGAATTAGGTAACGTGGTTCTGCTGGATATCCCCCAACTTGAAAATCCGACCAAAGGCAAGGCGCTCGACAAAGCGGCTCTCGACAAATCGGCGGAGTCGGTAAGAAGTGTAACGTCGGTAGTGAATGTGTAA
- the icd gene encoding NADP-dependent isocitrate dehydrogenase — translation MLKLEKYELPTEGEQITIDNGKLQVPDHPIIPFIEGDGTGRDIWKASKRVLDAAVDKAYGGTKKIAWYEVFAGEKAYNTYGEWLPNDTLEAIREYIVAIKGPLTTPIGGGIRSLNVALRQELDLYVCLRPVRYFDGVPSPVKRPELVDMVIFRENTEDIYAGIEYQEGTEQVKKVIEFLQKEMGVSKIRFPETSGIGIKPVSSEGSKRLVRAAVEYAVKHGRGSVTLVHKGNIMKFTEGAFKNWGYEVAEQEFGDKVFTWNQYDVIKEREGADAANAAQKQAEQDGKIIIKDAIADIALQQVLTRPTDFDVIATLNLNGDYLSDALAAQIGGIGIAPGANINYVTGHAIFEATHGTAPKYADKDVVNPGSVILSGVMMLEHLGWQEAADLIYKGMGTAINNKTVTYDFARLMEGATELKCSEFADQVIQHM, via the coding sequence ATGCTGAAACTCGAAAAGTATGAACTGCCGACAGAAGGCGAACAAATTACAATTGACAATGGCAAGCTGCAGGTTCCTGATCATCCGATTATCCCTTTCATTGAAGGCGACGGAACGGGCCGTGACATTTGGAAAGCCTCCAAACGGGTGCTGGATGCGGCGGTGGATAAGGCTTACGGCGGAACCAAGAAGATTGCCTGGTATGAAGTGTTTGCCGGAGAAAAGGCGTATAATACATACGGAGAATGGCTCCCGAACGATACGCTCGAAGCGATCCGTGAATACATCGTTGCAATCAAAGGGCCGCTGACGACTCCGATTGGAGGAGGCATTCGTTCCCTGAATGTGGCGCTGCGCCAGGAGCTGGATCTGTACGTATGTTTGCGTCCAGTGCGGTATTTTGACGGGGTGCCTTCCCCGGTGAAGCGTCCGGAGCTGGTCGATATGGTCATTTTCCGGGAGAACACGGAAGATATTTACGCCGGCATCGAATACCAAGAAGGTACAGAGCAGGTTAAGAAAGTGATCGAATTCCTGCAAAAAGAAATGGGTGTAAGCAAGATCCGTTTCCCTGAAACGTCGGGCATCGGCATCAAGCCGGTATCGTCCGAAGGCTCGAAGCGTCTTGTTCGCGCTGCTGTGGAATACGCGGTTAAGCATGGACGGGGGAGCGTTACGCTTGTGCACAAAGGGAACATTATGAAGTTCACTGAGGGCGCGTTCAAGAACTGGGGCTATGAAGTGGCTGAGCAGGAGTTCGGCGACAAGGTGTTTACCTGGAACCAGTACGATGTAATCAAGGAGCGCGAAGGCGCCGACGCGGCGAATGCGGCTCAGAAGCAGGCGGAGCAGGATGGCAAAATTATTATCAAGGACGCCATCGCCGACATCGCGCTGCAGCAGGTGCTGACGCGTCCGACCGATTTTGACGTCATTGCCACGCTGAACCTTAACGGTGACTATCTGTCCGACGCGCTGGCGGCGCAGATCGGCGGGATTGGCATCGCTCCGGGTGCGAACATCAACTACGTGACCGGGCATGCCATTTTTGAAGCAACCCACGGTACGGCCCCGAAGTACGCGGATAAGGACGTTGTGAATCCTGGTTCAGTCATTCTGTCCGGCGTCATGATGCTGGAACATTTGGGCTGGCAGGAAGCCGCCGATCTGATCTACAAAGGCATGGGAACTGCCATCAATAATAAAACGGTAACTTATGATTTCGCAAGGCTTATGGAAGGAGCGACAGAGCTGAAATGCTCCGAATTCGCTGATCAAGTGATCCAACATATGTAG
- the pyk gene encoding pyruvate kinase, with amino-acid sequence MRKSKIVCTIGPASESLENIKKLILAGMNVARLNFSHGDFEEHGARIKNIRQACKELNKTVAILLDTKGPEIRTGKLEVEPIELVQDEYLTLTTEEILGDKNRISVTYSNLPSDVQVGSTILIDDGLIGLTVVDIQGTEIKTRIVNGGTIKSKKGVNVPGVAISLPGITEKDTNDIIFGIEQDIDFIAASFVRKASDVKEIRDLLEKHNASHIQIISKIENQQGVDNLDEILAVSDGLMVARGDLGVEIPAEDVPLAQKLMIQKCNIAGKPVITATQMLDSMQRNPRPTRAEASDVANAIFDGTDAIMLSGETAAGKYPVESVLTMSRIAEKAESALNHREIFLKQQIAQETTVTEAISQSVAISALDLSAKAIISSTVSGHTARVVSKYRPVSPIIAVTTQERTMRQLALVWGVTPVHGSPASSTDELLETAVQGGKDSGLVKAGDLVVITAGIPLGHSGSTNLVKVEQIAD; translated from the coding sequence ATGCGGAAAAGTAAAATTGTATGTACGATTGGTCCTGCAAGTGAATCGTTGGAGAACATCAAGAAATTGATTCTGGCCGGAATGAATGTGGCACGCCTGAACTTCTCCCACGGTGACTTTGAAGAGCATGGAGCACGGATTAAGAACATCCGTCAGGCATGTAAGGAACTGAACAAGACAGTTGCCATCCTGCTCGATACGAAAGGACCTGAGATTCGTACAGGCAAGCTGGAAGTGGAACCGATTGAACTTGTACAGGACGAGTACCTGACCCTGACTACGGAAGAGATTCTTGGCGACAAAAATCGTATCTCCGTAACTTATTCCAATCTTCCTAGCGACGTTCAAGTAGGATCCACCATTCTCATTGACGACGGCCTCATCGGACTTACCGTTGTCGACATTCAAGGCACGGAAATCAAGACCCGTATTGTCAATGGCGGCACGATTAAGAGCAAGAAGGGCGTTAACGTTCCCGGAGTTGCTATTTCCCTGCCTGGTATTACGGAAAAAGACACCAACGATATCATTTTCGGGATCGAACAGGACATCGATTTTATCGCCGCTTCCTTCGTCCGCAAAGCCAGCGATGTTAAGGAAATTCGCGATCTTCTCGAGAAGCATAACGCGAGTCATATCCAAATCATCTCCAAAATTGAAAATCAGCAGGGTGTCGATAACCTTGACGAAATCCTGGCGGTGTCCGACGGCCTGATGGTTGCCCGCGGCGACCTTGGCGTGGAAATTCCGGCGGAAGATGTGCCGCTCGCACAGAAACTGATGATTCAAAAATGTAACATTGCAGGCAAACCGGTAATCACCGCTACGCAAATGCTCGATTCCATGCAGCGCAACCCGCGTCCAACCCGCGCAGAAGCGAGTGACGTGGCCAACGCTATTTTCGACGGAACCGACGCTATCATGCTGTCCGGCGAAACGGCTGCAGGTAAATATCCGGTAGAATCGGTACTGACAATGTCCCGTATCGCTGAAAAAGCGGAATCCGCGCTGAATCACCGTGAAATCTTCCTGAAGCAGCAAATTGCTCAAGAAACGACAGTAACGGAAGCAATCAGCCAATCCGTAGCCATCTCGGCGCTGGATCTGAGTGCCAAAGCGATCATTTCCTCCACGGTCAGCGGACATACCGCCCGCGTAGTTTCAAAATACCGTCCGGTATCTCCGATCATCGCGGTAACGACTCAGGAAAGAACAATGCGTCAGTTGGCTCTCGTATGGGGCGTAACTCCGGTGCACGGTTCGCCGGCTTCGTCCACCGATGAGCTTCTGGAAACGGCTGTTCAAGGCGGCAAAGATTCCGGTCTTGTCAAAGCAGGCGACCTTGTAGTGATTACGGCAGGTATTCCGCTCGGACATTCCGGTTCTACGAACCTGGTAAAAGTGGAGCAAATTGCTGACTAA
- a CDS encoding acyl-CoA thioesterase gives METQDFLPGPWHAASLRVRYQESDQMGVVYHSNYLNWFEIGRTEMLRGLGFSYLELENRGVLLPVTSAELQFKRSAKYDDTIAVYARMSSFTPLRLAFDYEVRRVSGQELSGSGLYGSDAAVLHNNNGESFAAGFLASAAGELLVTGSTGHAWVNREFRPVRLDRTLPQVYGAIVEALRKEKGTI, from the coding sequence GTGGAAACCCAAGATTTTTTGCCGGGCCCCTGGCATGCCGCCTCCTTGAGGGTCCGTTACCAGGAGAGCGATCAGATGGGCGTGGTATACCATTCCAATTATTTGAACTGGTTTGAAATCGGGAGGACCGAAATGCTGCGCGGACTCGGCTTTTCCTATCTTGAACTGGAGAACCGGGGTGTGCTGCTTCCGGTTACCTCGGCAGAGCTGCAATTCAAACGGTCCGCAAAATATGACGATACGATCGCCGTCTATGCCCGCATGTCATCGTTTACGCCCCTTCGGCTAGCTTTCGATTATGAGGTGCGGCGGGTATCAGGCCAGGAACTGAGCGGCAGCGGCTTGTATGGATCGGATGCCGCTGTTCTGCATAACAATAATGGGGAATCATTTGCTGCGGGCTTCCTAGCCTCGGCAGCCGGAGAACTGCTGGTTACTGGCTCCACCGGCCATGCCTGGGTAAACCGGGAGTTTAGGCCCGTACGTCTGGACAGGACACTGCCTCAAGTTTACGGCGCAATCGTTGAGGCGCTGCGCAAAGAAAAGGGGACGATATGA
- a CDS encoding FxsA family protein — protein MIKRNWLWAALFIIPATELFGFILVSSWFGASKTLLLLISTSLIGLLMMRFEGSKVLQDSRQQMQEGRIPGRTMLDGLCIFFGGLLLIIPGFITDIIGFTLVFPLTRPLYRGFLLKWIEKKMKNGTFTYYKR, from the coding sequence ATGATTAAAAGAAATTGGCTGTGGGCGGCGTTATTTATTATTCCCGCTACAGAACTATTCGGCTTTATCCTGGTATCGTCCTGGTTTGGAGCGTCCAAGACGCTACTGCTGCTGATCTCGACTTCTCTCATTGGTCTTCTGATGATGCGTTTTGAGGGCAGCAAGGTGCTGCAGGACAGCAGGCAGCAGATGCAGGAGGGCAGGATTCCAGGCCGGACGATGCTGGACGGTTTATGCATCTTTTTCGGGGGATTGCTGCTGATTATACCGGGCTTTATCACGGACATTATCGGCTTCACCTTGGTTTTTCCCCTTACCCGGCCCCTGTACCGCGGATTTCTGCTGAAGTGGATTGAGAAAAAAATGAAGAATGGCACGTTTACCTATTATAAGAGATAA
- a CDS encoding MFS transporter, producing MRILLKLRAFYLFLGLAGGLFVPYLTLLLVQGGLDSGRVGALMAAGPLVAILTQPVWGIISDRYRQTRLVLVLSVAVPAGLAVFYRSEYFIVLLAVYMVSTIFSSTQAPIADSYAIAAARRTGSTYGSIRLMLSFGAAVGGYLGGVYVSAFSVSTIWIPFLLFSLLAVLVAVTLPKEAAENHMMTQSFSEGVKELLRNRIFLAFLGGSFMVNQTMTAFGTYFVLAFQSMGGSAQYAGIALLLASLTNVPSMLVASRVIGKWGRERTLLLAALIYVLRWAIQVIFPYPAVMIGVQVLHGVSFGFFYIAAVEYVSQITSADMQATGQSLYNMVFSGLSGIVGNLLNGFLLSQGGVQVMNVSCMISSAIGAVLLIYVARGSRRKLLAAAEGLSA from the coding sequence ATGCGAATATTACTGAAGCTGCGCGCTTTTTATTTATTTTTGGGTCTGGCGGGCGGCCTTTTCGTTCCTTATCTTACTTTACTGCTCGTACAGGGCGGGCTGGACAGCGGGCGGGTGGGAGCGCTTATGGCCGCAGGTCCGCTCGTCGCCATCTTGACCCAGCCAGTATGGGGCATTATTTCCGATCGGTACCGCCAGACCCGGCTGGTACTGGTCCTGAGTGTCGCTGTTCCGGCTGGATTGGCGGTTTTCTACCGGTCGGAGTATTTTATTGTCCTGCTTGCGGTCTATATGGTGTCTACCATATTCTCCTCCACACAAGCTCCTATCGCCGATTCTTACGCAATCGCCGCAGCGAGAAGAACAGGTTCCACCTATGGGAGTATCCGGCTGATGCTTAGCTTTGGTGCAGCTGTGGGCGGCTATCTGGGAGGGGTATATGTGTCTGCCTTTTCCGTTTCGACCATATGGATTCCCTTTCTTTTGTTCAGCCTGCTTGCAGTGCTTGTAGCCGTTACACTGCCGAAGGAAGCGGCAGAGAATCACATGATGACCCAGTCTTTCTCCGAGGGTGTCAAGGAGCTGCTTCGAAACCGCATTTTTCTTGCTTTTTTGGGCGGGAGCTTTATGGTCAACCAGACGATGACGGCATTTGGCACCTACTTTGTGCTGGCGTTCCAGTCGATGGGAGGCTCAGCGCAGTATGCCGGAATTGCGCTGCTGCTCGCTTCCCTTACCAATGTACCCTCCATGCTGGTAGCTTCCAGAGTCATAGGCAAATGGGGAAGAGAGCGCACGCTGCTGCTTGCCGCTCTGATTTATGTGCTCCGCTGGGCCATTCAGGTCATCTTCCCTTACCCCGCTGTTATGATTGGCGTACAGGTTCTGCATGGCGTATCTTTTGGCTTCTTTTACATCGCCGCCGTGGAATATGTCTCTCAAATTACATCGGCGGATATGCAGGCAACCGGACAAAGTTTGTACAATATGGTGTTTTCCGGCTTGTCGGGCATCGTCGGGAATTTGCTTAACGGCTTTCTGCTCAGCCAAGGTGGCGTCCAGGTTATGAACGTTTCCTGCATGATCAGTTCCGCCATCGGGGCGGTGCTGCTGATTTATGTGGCCCGTGGCTCTCGCAGAAAGCTGCTAGCGGCGGCTGAGGGACTTAGCGCCTAA
- the thiS gene encoding sulfur carrier protein ThiS, whose product MKLYINGNEIELDEACATLADLLSRPEWKERRMVVELNGMIVGRDNYGTIPLADGDRIELVHFVGGG is encoded by the coding sequence ATGAAGCTCTATATCAACGGGAACGAGATCGAGCTGGACGAAGCTTGCGCTACGCTTGCGGATCTGCTGAGCCGACCCGAATGGAAAGAAAGGCGGATGGTCGTTGAACTGAACGGCATGATTGTGGGTAGGGATAATTACGGAACAATCCCCCTTGCCGACGGGGACCGCATCGAGCTTGTGCATTTTGTGGGAGGAGGCTGA
- a CDS encoding thiamine phosphate synthase has translation MCPPKSKDPEIHLISGSGAIMDSFILIAAAVGPFVDYIHLREKSRTAEELFKAVEKMRSLGIPLEQIVVNDRLDVALASGAGGVQLAGHSLPTAAARPLSQSLRIGRSVHSPDEAAAAANEGADYCLYGHVYASASKPGLPGRGLDRLAETVRACRVPVIAIGGIEPGNAGQVISRGAAGIAVLSGICGASDPVAAAKSYRAAVRTAVQAARNERR, from the coding sequence ATGTGTCCGCCAAAGTCAAAGGATCCCGAAATTCATCTCATATCCGGCAGCGGGGCGATAATGGACAGCTTTATTCTTATCGCTGCGGCCGTAGGGCCCTTTGTAGACTATATTCATTTACGGGAAAAATCGCGTACAGCAGAAGAATTGTTCAAAGCGGTGGAGAAGATGCGCAGCCTTGGGATACCGCTTGAACAAATCGTTGTGAACGACAGGCTGGACGTCGCACTGGCTTCCGGCGCCGGAGGCGTTCAGCTTGCGGGGCACAGCCTCCCAACCGCCGCGGCCCGCCCGCTGTCTCAGAGCCTGCGCATCGGGCGCTCCGTCCATTCCCCGGATGAAGCAGCCGCTGCCGCAAACGAAGGGGCGGATTACTGCCTGTACGGGCATGTATACGCCTCGGCCAGCAAGCCGGGTCTTCCAGGGCGGGGGCTGGATCGGCTTGCGGAAACCGTGCGCGCCTGCCGGGTTCCGGTCATTGCGATTGGCGGCATTGAACCGGGCAATGCAGGACAGGTGATTTCACGCGGCGCGGCGGGCATTGCCGTACTCTCGGGTATCTGCGGCGCGTCTGATCCTGTGGCGGCTGCAAAGTCTTACCGGGCTGCAGTCAGGACAGCTGTTCAGGCAGCCCGCAATGAAAGGAGGTGA
- the ytvI gene encoding sporulation integral membrane protein YtvI → MDSLTLKRFLRGLWVVLAVFLALFCLYVLLPLLYPLCLAWLLAYSIRPVVEGLKRLRLPSWLAVILSLAFYIGSAGLVLTALVTRLVKELAVLAQTFNLHAPQWHERLQSWSRSDRLQNIINQINQFYNNNPDYHATIDSHISKTTESIGAAATGLVTGIFNLILKIIASLPSLGTVLIVVVLAAFFLATGWEKRGRMLSDWLPDGFRSAAAKIFSDLRRAFFGYLLAQLILISITGAIVIVGLILLGVKSAFVLGLMIGLVDLMPYLGVGIVMIPWALYSYMTGDMPLGIGLSVLYGITLITRQVLEPKLVASSTGLDPLAMLIGMFAGLKLLGAAGLILGPVALVILGAFWRAGVFRSLHSYILNGRLQ, encoded by the coding sequence ATGGACAGCCTTACGCTGAAGAGGTTTCTGAGGGGCCTGTGGGTCGTTCTGGCCGTCTTTCTTGCTCTCTTCTGCCTCTATGTACTGCTTCCGCTGCTCTATCCGCTGTGCCTCGCCTGGCTGCTCGCTTACAGCATACGCCCGGTCGTAGAAGGCCTGAAGCGGCTTCGGCTGCCGTCATGGCTTGCGGTTATCCTCTCGCTTGCGTTTTATATCGGCTCCGCCGGGCTTGTGCTTACTGCGCTTGTTACCCGGCTGGTCAAAGAACTGGCCGTTCTTGCCCAAACCTTCAATCTACACGCGCCTCAGTGGCATGAACGGCTTCAATCCTGGAGCCGCAGCGACCGCCTTCAAAATATCATTAACCAAATCAACCAGTTCTACAACAACAATCCGGATTATCACGCCACGATCGACAGCCATATCAGCAAAACGACGGAATCGATCGGGGCTGCCGCGACTGGGCTCGTTACCGGCATCTTCAATCTGATTCTGAAAATAATCGCTTCCCTCCCATCGCTCGGAACGGTGCTCATTGTCGTCGTTCTTGCCGCCTTTTTTCTCGCCACAGGATGGGAGAAGCGGGGCCGAATGCTGTCAGATTGGCTGCCGGACGGATTTCGCAGTGCAGCGGCAAAAATCTTCAGCGATCTTCGGAGAGCCTTCTTCGGTTATCTGCTTGCGCAGCTTATCTTAATCTCGATTACTGGAGCCATTGTTATCGTCGGCCTGATTCTCCTGGGCGTCAAATCGGCCTTCGTTCTTGGTCTGATGATCGGTCTTGTCGATCTGATGCCCTATCTTGGCGTCGGTATCGTAATGATTCCGTGGGCTCTCTATTCCTATATGACAGGTGATATGCCGCTTGGCATTGGTCTTTCCGTGTTGTATGGCATCACTTTGATTACCCGCCAGGTGCTGGAGCCAAAGCTCGTGGCCAGCAGCACAGGTCTCGACCCGCTTGCCATGCTGATCGGCATGTTCGCCGGCCTGAAGCTGCTTGGTGCAGCCGGCCTGATTCTCGGTCCGGTTGCGCTTGTGATCCTTGGCGCCTTTTGGCGGGCGGGCGTCTTCCGCAGTCTCCATTCCTATATCCTTAACGGCAGATTGCAATAA